A stretch of DNA from Planococcus antarcticus DSM 14505:
CGCTCAAGCCGGTCTATCCTGGAATATCGTGTTATCCAAGCGCAACGCTTACCAGGAGGCTTTTGATCATTTTGACATTGCGCATTGTGCGGAGCTGACAGATGCGAATCTGTTGTCCATAAAGGAAAATTGTGCAGTAATCAAGCATGGTGCAAAGCTTCAATCAGTCCGTACAAATGCCCAGGCGGTGCTAAGTATCTTGAAAGAGTGGGACAGTTTTGCTGAGTTCCTGTGGAGCTATACAGACGGCAAGACAATCCACAACAATTGGGAGACCGATAGACAGATTCCCGCTCAGTCCTCAGTATCGGTTCAGCTTAGCAAAGATTTGAAAAAGCGGGGCTTCAAGTTTGTAGGGCCTGTGACGACATACTCTTTCATGCAGGCCATTGGGATG
This window harbors:
- a CDS encoding DNA-3-methyladenine glycosylase I gives rise to the protein MEKRCLWAQSNMLMQNYHDEEWCKPSWDDRYIFEMLILEGAQAGLSWNIVLSKRNAYQEAFDHFDIAHCAELTDANLLSIKENCAVIKHGAKLQSVRTNAQAVLSILKEWDSFAEFLWSYTDGKTIHNNWETDRQIPAQSSVSVQLSKDLKKRGFKFVGPVTTYSFMQAIGMINDHIKDCEYRTQN